The bacterium genome has a window encoding:
- the secF gene encoding protein translocase subunit SecF codes for MTNPNLEKKNKVDIIKYKWLWLSFSLALIIPSIAIMIYSMIIYPSHTPLRVGLDFTGGTMLQYGFNAEIKESDIDLLRANLEKTGITNPIIQTEKESKQIKQAETKKSQANTGIKSIVSIRTKFLSSQGAGNETVKVNNTVKQTLGVYVPLQTSAIGPTLGKELFKNAMIALLLCFFGIVGYLTVRFNIDFAICALVALFHDAIFVCGAFSLLGLLFGTEIDSLFITAILTVIGFSVHDTIVVFDRIRENSKYLSKKKSFNEIANISVNQTLARSINTSLTALITLLSLYFFGGSTTKNFILAMILGIVTGTYSSIFNASVLLSMWRENESKLTAKTA; via the coding sequence ATGACCAACCCTAATTTAGAAAAAAAAAATAAAGTTGATATTATAAAATATAAATGGCTCTGGCTGTCCTTTTCACTTGCTTTAATTATTCCGTCTATCGCAATAATGATTTATTCAATGATAATTTATCCGAGCCATACTCCTTTAAGAGTCGGTCTTGATTTTACAGGCGGGACAATGCTTCAGTACGGGTTTAATGCGGAAATAAAAGAGTCTGATATTGATTTATTAAGAGCAAACCTTGAAAAAACAGGCATCACAAACCCCATTATCCAAACAGAAAAAGAATCCAAACAAATAAAACAGGCGGAAACAAAGAAATCACAAGCCAATACAGGAATAAAAAGCATAGTTTCAATAAGAACAAAATTCCTGAGCAGTCAGGGCGCAGGCAATGAAACAGTAAAAGTAAATAATACTGTTAAACAAACTCTGGGCGTGTATGTTCCTCTTCAAACAAGTGCTATAGGTCCGACTTTAGGGAAAGAACTGTTCAAAAATGCAATGATAGCTCTTCTTCTCTGTTTCTTCGGAATTGTAGGATATTTAACCGTCAGGTTTAATATCGACTTTGCTATCTGCGCGCTTGTTGCTCTTTTCCACGATGCGATATTTGTATGCGGAGCTTTTTCTTTATTAGGACTCCTGTTCGGGACAGAAATTGACAGTTTGTTTATAACCGCAATCCTTACAGTAATAGGCTTTAGCGTTCATGATACAATCGTTGTTTTTGACAGAATAAGAGAAAACTCTAAATATCTTTCAAAGAAAAAATCTTTTAACGAAATCGCAAACATAAGCGTAAACCAAACCCTCGCAAGAAGCATAAACACTTCTTTAACAGCGCTTATAACACTTCTTTCCTTATATTTCTTTGGAGGTTCTACAACAAAGAACTTTATTCTTGCTATGATTCTCGGTATTGTTACAGGAACATATTCAAGTATCTTTAATGCAAGTGTTCTTCTTTCAATGTGGAGAGAAAATGAATCAAAACTTACTGCAAAAACCGCATAA
- the fba gene encoding class II fructose-1,6-bisphosphate aldolase, with protein MALCTERQLVPTRQLLDAALVGKYAIGAYNVNNMELLQAIVEAGNELRAPLILQVSAGARKYASQAYLIKLVEAALNSSDIPISLHLDHGEDFEICKACIDGGFSSVMIDGSKHSFEENIALTKKVVDYAHARGVSVEAELGKLAGVEDNISVSEKDAIYTNPDEAAEFVEKSGCDSLAVAIGTSHGAFKFKGEPKLDFERLAEIKEAVGKDFPLVLHGASSVPAELVKICNDNGAVIPGTQGVPEYMFTEATKLGVAKINVDTDLRLAFTGAIRKHFAENPGHFDPRQYLTPARAAVKEIVRHKIQVFGTNGRV; from the coding sequence ATGGCACTTTGTACAGAAAGACAGCTTGTACCGACAAGACAGCTTCTTGATGCTGCGTTAGTTGGAAAATATGCAATAGGTGCATACAATGTAAATAATATGGAACTTCTTCAAGCTATTGTTGAAGCCGGTAATGAATTAAGAGCGCCTTTAATTCTTCAGGTTTCTGCAGGAGCAAGAAAATATGCAAGTCAGGCATATTTGATTAAACTTGTTGAAGCTGCTTTAAACAGCTCAGATATTCCTATTTCTTTACACTTAGATCATGGCGAAGATTTTGAAATCTGTAAAGCTTGTATAGATGGCGGTTTTTCGTCAGTAATGATTGACGGTTCAAAACATTCTTTTGAAGAAAACATTGCTTTAACCAAAAAAGTTGTAGATTATGCACACGCAAGAGGAGTTTCTGTTGAAGCTGAACTTGGAAAACTTGCAGGTGTTGAAGATAATATTTCAGTTTCCGAAAAAGATGCTATTTATACAAATCCTGATGAAGCAGCTGAATTTGTTGAAAAATCAGGATGTGATTCTTTGGCAGTTGCAATAGGAACAAGCCACGGTGCTTTTAAATTCAAAGGCGAACCAAAACTTGATTTTGAAAGATTGGCAGAAATCAAAGAAGCTGTTGGAAAAGACTTTCCGTTAGTTCTTCATGGCGCTTCAAGCGTTCCTGCGGAACTTGTAAAAATTTGTAATGATAACGGCGCAGTAATTCCCGGTACTCAGGGAGTTCCTGAATATATGTTTACCGAAGCTACAAAACTCGGTGTTGCAAAAATAAACGTTGATACCGACTTAAGGCTTGCATTTACAGGCGCTATCAGAAAACATTTTGCAGAAAATCCCGGACATTTTGATCCAAGACAGTATTTAACCCCTGCAAGAGCAGCTGTTAAAGAGATTGTCAGACACAAAATCCAGGTATTCGGAACAAACGGAAGAGTTTAG